From one Pristis pectinata isolate sPriPec2 chromosome 14, sPriPec2.1.pri, whole genome shotgun sequence genomic stretch:
- the trpm5 gene encoding transient receptor potential cation channel subfamily M member 5, translated as MKDIQCTLLVTRPILPSSVEGRTSDITQQAAQGEFTSTNWGERRGEMTSVEPLHLTMCVNKEESEKRLGSQLSIIGESACQCLHSRLEEIEDTGQEQTRKNRYNSHSVEEPFKKESICNTGEIEFFGFGKKYGKFVQVSCNTSPGAIFELLTHEWNVPVPNLVVSIVGGEDNIFLKPWLRDAIRKGLVKAAQSTGAWIITSGLRAGVTKLIGEAVRDHALASTSTKIKVFAIGISPVEIIADREALNNVKKHHPAVYRVDEEAQGPLYPLDNNHSHFILVDDKTPNGTTNLWLKLLKHISEQRTGYAGTGSIEIPVLCVLVHGHPKLLQKLHQGVENSVPWLILAGSGGIADVIASLMHGPVVPEIVQEQLQEKFPRETFTREKILEWTKLIQNIMAKDHILTVHNSEQENSEELDTIILKALVKACKSQTSEAQEYLDELKLAVAWNRVDIAKSEIFNGDVEWKSCDLEDVMMDALVNDKPEFVRLFIDNGMNMYDFLTYGRLQELYRSISQKCLLYELLLKKLEEHRLTITGINTPSHRDFPEKRPKFTLYEVSKVLRDFLHDACKGIFQESNCSRKHMGVKKSIAELNSKLRGQRLFTMPDLNQTFENPWRDLFLWAVLQNRQEMANYFWEMGPEAVPAALAACKILKEMARLESDAETARSMKGAKYDQLAIDLFSECYANSEDRAFYLLIRKTKYWSKTTCLQLATEADAKSFFAHDGVQALLTKIWWGDMSTDTPFWKLLSGFCCPPLIFTNLITFSAHDHTSTEESDQLREQNSFDMEKALLLQDEANSSEKDGKRLCQGNQHWEFIIRRWKKFWGAPVTVFLGNVILYFAFLSLFAYVLLVDFQPPPPIGPSMAEITLYFWVFTLALEELRQSFFTEGNTNIVKKFKLYAEDSWNKCDMVALVLFIVAVTCRMLSVTYDAGRATLCLDFMVFALRLIHIFAINKQLGPKIIIVERMMKDVFFFLFFLCVWLVAYGVATQALLHPNETRVDWIFRHVLYRPYLQIFGQIPLDEIDEVRMVNRPCVGNEGNVTMGANLPHCINRYANWLVIMLLVIFLLVTNVLLLNLLIAMFSYTFQVVQVNTDIFWKFQRYNLIVEYHSRPALAPPFIIISHLNLFIRTIIKEPQHKQEHFEKKLPEGLDQKIRIWESVQKENYLANLEKGKRESSTERLKKTSTKVDSLLKSISGLQEREKRLVTLEAKMKYCSDVLSWMTESFIQHNLHCNNPPPTHTDSPIPVYKKPPLNALTADVTDCPVDIEAIAMPYIDN; from the exons TGGAGAGAGCGCATGCCAATGTCTACACTCTCGACTGGAAGAAATAGAGGACACAGGACAGGAACAAACGAGAAAGAACAGATACAATAGTCACAGTGTCGAAGAGCCTTTTAAAAAGGAATCCATCTGCAACACTGGAGAGATAGAGTTTTTTGGATTTGGCAAGAAGTATGGTAAG TTTGTCCAGGTATCCTGCAACACTTCCCCAGGTGCCATATTTGAGTTGTTGACTCATGAATGGAATGTGCCAGTCCCAAACCTAGTTGTATCAATCGTTGGAGGAGAAGATAATATTTTTCTAAAACCGTGGCTTCGGGATGCTATTCGGAAAGGTCTGGTGAAAGCTGCTCAAAGCACAG GAGCCTGGATAATTACAAGTGGTCTGCGGGCTGGAGTCACCAAACTCATTGGGGAAGCGGTCCGTGATCATGCCTTGGCCAGCACTTCCACCAAAATCAAAGTCTTTGCAATTGGAATCTCCCCAGTGGAAATTATTGCTGACCGTGAAGCCTTGAACAATGTTAAG AAGCACCATCCAGCAGTCTACCGGGTTGATGAGGAAGCACAAGGTCCTCTCTACCCCTTGGACAACAACCACTCCCACTTCATACTAGTGGATGACAAGACTCCCAATGGCACCACAAATCTTTGGCTGAAACTGCTGAAACATATTTCTGAACAGCGCACTGGCTATGCAG GTACAGGGAGCATTGAAATTCCCGTGCTTTGTGTTCTTGTACATGGCCACCCAAAGCTGTTGCAG AAGTTGCACCAGGGGGTGGAAAATTCTGTTCCGTGGCTGATCCTGGCTGGATCAGGAGGCATAGCTGATGTCATTGCTTCACTGATGCATGGACCTGTGGTACCCGAAATTGTACAAGAGCAGCTTCAAGAAAAATTCCCCAGAGAAACCTTTACCAGAGagaagattcttgaatggaccaaACTG atTCAAAACATTATGGCCAAGGACCATATCTTAACAGTTCATAATTCGGAGCAGGAGAACTCGGAAGAGTTGGATACCATTATCCTGAAAGCCCTTGTCAAAG CTTGCAAAAGTCAAACCAGTGAAGCCCAGGAATACCTGGATGAACTAAAACTTGCTGTTGCTTGGAACAGGGTAGATATTGCCAAGAGTGAGATCTTCAATGGCGATGTGGAGTGGAAG TCTTGTGACTTGGAAGATGTAATGATGGATGCCTTGGTGAATGACAAGCCAGAATTTGTTCGGCTCTTCATTGATAATGGGATGAATATGTACGACTTCCTCACTTATGGCCGGCTCCAAGAACTCTATCGTTCCATCTCGCAAAAGTGCCTCCTCTATGAACTCTTACTGAAAAAACTTGAGGAGCACAGGCTTACTATAACAGGCATTAACACCCCTTCACATCGGGACTTTCCAGAGAAGAGACCCAAGTTTACCCTGTATGAAGTATCTAAGGTGCTGAGAGATTTCCTGCATGATGCGTGCAAGGGAATTTTCCAGGAATCCAACTGCTCTCGCAAGCACATGGGTGTTAAAAAATCAATAGCG GAACTAAACAGCAAGTTACGTGGTCAAAGATTGTTCACAATGCCTGACTTAAACCAAACTTTTGAAAACCCTTGGCGAGACCTCTTTTTGTGGGCAGTGCTACAGAACCGACAGGAGATGGCCAACTATTTCTGGGAAATG GGCCCAGAAGCCGTGCCTGCAGCACTGGCAGCGTGCAAGATTTTGAAAGAAATGGCTCGGCTGGAGTCGGACGCAGAGACCGCCCGGAGCATGAAGGGGGCGAAGTACGATCAGCTGGCGATAG ACCTGTTTAGTGAGTGTTACGCCAACAGTGAAGACAGAGCCTTTTACTTACTGATTCGTAAGACCAAGTACTGGAGCAAGACCACCTGCCTGCAGCTAGCTACTGAAGCAGATGCCAAATCTTTCTTTGCACATGATGGGGTTCAG GCTCTATTGACTAAAATCTGGTGGGGCGATATGTCGACTGATACTCCATTCTGGAAGTTGCTGTCAGGATTCTGTTGCCCTCCTCTAATATTTACAAACCTTATTACCTTCAG TGCACATGACCACACCTCCACAGAGGAATCTGACCAGCTGAGAGAACAGAACAGTTTTGACATGGAAAAGGCTTTACTGCTCCAAGACGAGGCAAACAG CAGTGAGAAAGATGGAAAAAGACTTTGCCAAGGAAACCAACACTGGGAATTTATCATACGAAGATGGAAGAAATTCTGGGGTGCTCCTGTAACTGTGTTCCTGGGGAATGTGATACTGTACTTTGCATTTCTGTCCCTTTTCGCATATGTTTTGCTGGTGGACTTCCAGCCTCCACCTCCTATCGGTCCTTCTATGGCAGAGATAACGCTCTACTTCTGGGTTTTCACCTTGGCCCTGGAGGAGCTCAGACAG AGTTTTTTCACTGAAGGAAACACTAACATAGTGAAGAAATTTAAGCTCTATGCGGAGGATTCATGGAACAAGTGTGACATGGTGGCCCTGGTATTGTTCATAGTGGCAGTAACATGCAG AATGCTCTCTGTCACATATGATGCCGGCCGCGCAACACTGTGCCTGGATTTCATGGTGTTTGCTCTGAGATTGATTCACATCTTTGCCATTAATAAGCAGCTGGGGCCAAAGATTATTATTGTGGAACGGATG ATGAAAGATGTCTTCTTCTTCCTGTTTTTTCTGTGTGTTTGGCTTGTTGCCTACGGGGTGGCCACTCAGGCACTGCTGCACCCCAATGAGACTCGGGTGGACTGGATCTTCAGGCACGTTCTCTACAGACCTTACCTTCAGATATTTGGCCAGATTCCACTGGATGAAATAGATG AAGTTCGGATGGTTAATCGACCATGCGTTGGCAACGAAGGCAATGTAACAATGGGAGCTAACTTACCCCACTGCATTAATCGCTATGCAAATTGGCTGGTCATCATGCTACTGGTCATCTTCCTGCTGGTCACTAACGTATTGCTGTTGAACCTTTTGATCGCAATGTTCAG TTATACCTTCCAGGTTGTACAAGTAAACACGGATATATTTTGGAAATTCCAGCGCTACAATCTGATAGTGGAGTATCACAGCCGGCCTGCTCTGGCCCCACCCTTCATCATCATCAGTCACCTGAACCTTTTCATTCGAACGATTATTAAGGAACCACAGCACAAGCAAGAGCATTTTG AAAAAAAATTACCGGAGGGCTTGGACCAGAAAATCAGGATCTGGGAATCTGTACAAAAAGAGAATTATCTTGCCAATTTGgaaaaggggaagagagaaagcagCACTGAACGACTGAAGAAAACCTCCACCAA GGTAGATTCGTTACTTAAATCCATAAGTGGACTTCAAGAGAGGGAGAAACGCCTTGTAACCCTTGAGGCAAAG ATGAAATACTGCAGTGATGTTCTATCCTGGATGACTGAATCCTTTATTCAACATAACCTACATTGCAACAATCCTCCTCCAACCCATACAG